From a region of the Mercurialis annua linkage group LG1-X, ddMerAnnu1.2, whole genome shotgun sequence genome:
- the LOC126665426 gene encoding uncharacterized protein LOC126665426: MSDADSEGINSVKADDGAGILDGEEGGGEATAEAQDIGYGNGDGDVSGNSNGNGGAGDNFGVRVIQICIERWRTVANAFWRGMWYEDFLEDLAFMILVYYYQDDQQCPFDHNLRGIELLCQIADGMVHIGLFLYVWSVVLFLLIHLCAQL, translated from the coding sequence ATGAGTGATGCAGACAGTGAGGGGATTAATTCTGTGAAAGCTGATGATGGTGCTGGCATTCTTGATGGTGAGGAAGGAGGAGGAGAAGCAACAGCAGAAGCACAAGATATCGGTTATGGTAACGGTGACGGTGACGTTAGTGGTAACAGTAATGGTAACGGTGGCGCCGGTGATAATTTTGGCGTGCGTGTAATTCAGATATGCATAGAGAGATGGAGGACTGTAGCAAATGCATTTTGGCGTGGTATGTGGTATGAAGATTTCCTGGAAGATCTTGCTTTTATGATTCTCGTCTATTATTACCAAGACGATCAACAGTGCCCTTTCGACCATAACCTTCGAGGGATCGAACTTTTATGTCAAATCGCAGATGGAATGGTGCATATAGGCttgtttttatatgtttggtcTGTTGTTCTGTTTTTGCTTATACACTTATGTGCTCAGCTATAG
- the LOC126671443 gene encoding transcription initiation factor IIB-like — protein MSDYMAYCTDCKTQTEVVDDHTSGDTICTDCGLVLDHHFVDQTCEWRTFADSEMDDHDPNRVGNVSNPLLTHGNLSTTIVAKPGQNLNKEFIFKNHDLLTNPDKVLTEGFESISRMAERLSIGKSSKIRADEIYKNLLDKKSCKGKNVKSILAACLFVACKESKMPRTAKEICCVAQGVSRKEINRAADFIKKQTDIDVIASAECLNGSGLVRRFCSNLGMKNQDMKAVQEALENCKEVDIRRSPCSILAAIIFIIAQLSGQKIAIRDIAMASQVAEQTIKKSYKDIHPHASRVVPRWYAMEHDLNKLCKP, from the coding sequence ATGAGTGATTATATGGCTTACTGCACCGATTGCAAGACACAAACAGAAGTGGTAGATGATCATACGTCGGGAGATACAATCTGCACAGATTGTGGCTTAGTTCTTGACCATCACTTCGTCGATCAAACTTGCGAATGGCGAACTTTTGCCGACTCCGAAATGGACGATCATGATCCTAATCGAGTCGGCAACGTCTCTAATCCGCTCTTAACCCATGGAAACCTTTCCACCACAATTGTAGCAAAACCCGGACAGAATCTTAATAAGGAATTTATTTTCAAGAACCATGATTTACTTACAAACCCTGACAAAGTATTGACGGAGGGTTTTGAATCAATAAGTAGGATGGCGGAAAGGCTAAGTATTGGTAAAAGTAGCAAGATTAGGGCTGATGAGATATACAAAAATTTACTGGACAAGAAATCCTGCAAAGGAAAGAACGTGAAGTCGATATTAGCAGCGTGCTTGTTCGTTGCTTGTAAAGAGAGTAAAATGCCGAGAACTGCCAAGGAAATCTGCTGTGTTGCACAAGGGGTTTcaagaaaagaaataaatagAGCTGCGGATTTTATCAAGAAACAAACAGACATTGATGTTATTGCCAGTGCCGAATGTTTGAACGGAAGTGGGCTTGTGAGGCGGTTTTGTTCAAATCTTGGCATGAAAAaccaggatatgaaagctgtacaAGAAGCTCTTGAAAATTGTAAAGAAGTTGATATAAGGAGGAGTCCTTGTTCTATCTTGGCTGCCATTATCTTCATAATCGCTCAGCTTTCGGGCCAAAAGATTGCTATCCGGGATATTGCAATGGCTTCTCAAGTTGCTGAACAGACAATCAAGAAGTCGTATAAGGATATTCATCCTCACGCTTCAAGGGTAGTGCCCCGGTGGTACGCCATGGAACATGATCTCAACAAACTCTGCAAACCTTAA
- the LOC126671453 gene encoding uncharacterized protein LOC126671453 yields MRKIDNQKNNENTSFNKIKRVVEKIVDGCIISAKKNLINTVKEKFLPRNESTDYVDLLFICINKGVNNFKYHNPNFCYSERLLLWHELSLLAGFVGNIFISGDFNETMILEERWNGSGYTASMLALRELVNNSELLDLPLHGSLFTWQNSISKSRIDRCLVSATAGTLWPDMSLTALPNVQSDHVPICFRSANGFDWGLKPFRALDAWWDHSEFADFMKNNWDVACGNSPNLIQRLKDLRHTIKSWNSEVFGDQNKIIQDLSQKIQVKNLAAESRILLEVEKTELSDLKISLLEAEKRIESIWIQKSRVNVASNHYRNNYISSVVVDGTIFSKPKNICLYIREFYSKLCSRQVGVDFDISGLNFAQISNLQADSLVKLFEEAEIVNVLYSCGIKKAPGPNGFNFISTGNLGM; encoded by the exons ATGAGAAAAATAGATAACCAAAAGAATAACGAAAA CACCAGCTTCAACAAAATTAAGAGAGTTGTAGAAAAAATTGTTGATGGTTGTATAATTTCGGCGAAGAAGAACTTGATTAATACAGTTAAAGAAAAATTTCTCCCGAG AAACGAGTCGACAGATTATGtagatttattatttatttgcaTCAACAAGGGTGTGAATAACTTTAAGTATCACAATCCTAATTTTTGTTATAGTG AAAGGTTGTTATTATGGCATGAGTTGAGTTTACTTGCTGGGTTTGTGGGCAATATTTTCATTAGTGGAGATTTTAATGAAACTATGATTCTAGAGGAGAGATGGAATGGTTCGGGTTATACGGCTTCGATGTTGGCACTCCGAgaacttgtaaataattcggAATTATTGGACTTACCCTTACATGGAAGTCTTTTCACTTGGCAGAACTCAATTTCTAAATCAAGAATTGACAGATGCTTGGTTTCAGCAACTGCAGGTACTCTTTGGCCAGACATGTCATTAACTGCACTTCCTAATGTTCAATCAGACCATGTTCCGATTTGTTTTCGCTCTGCAAATGGCTTTGATTGGGGTCTAAAGCCTTTCCGTGCTTTGGATGCGTGGTGGGATCATAGTGAGTTTGCTGACTTTATGAAGAACAACTGGGATGTAGCTTGCGGCAACTCTCCAAATCTTATTCAGAGACTCAAGGACCTTCGGCATACAATTAAAAGCTGGAACTCGGAGGTCTTCGGGGATCAAAATAAGATTATTCAAGATCTCTCTCAGAAGATTCAGGTTAAGAATTTAGCAGCAGAGTCGAGAATTTTGTTAGAGGTAGAGAAAACCGAATTGAGCGACCTAAAAATTTCATTATTGGAGGCTGAAAAGAGAATTGAATCTATTTGGATTCAGAAATCCAGAGTAAA CGTAGCTTCTAACCATTATAGAAACAACTACATTTCTTCAGTGGTAGTTGATGGTACTATTTTCTCAAAACCTAAGAATATATGTCTTTACATCAGAGAATTTTATAGTAAGCTTTGTAGTCGGCAGGTGGGTGTGGACTTTGACATTTCAGGCCTTAACTTTGCTCAGATTAGTAATCTGCAGGCAGATTCGCTGGTTAAATTGTTTGAGGAGGCTGAAATTGTCAATGTTCTCTATTCTTGTGGAATTAAAAAAGCGCCAGGTCCAaatggttttaattttatttctacaGGAAATCTTGGCATGTGA
- the LOC126671465 gene encoding ricin-like: MKGNKTVTLWIYTVTAMWLCWTSSRWCCVCALPPNEDALTFNLRSGKSETFRTFVEQLRGRLRKNGHETIHDIPILKPASSLQGSERFVIVQLKSWQETSVELAIDVSNVNIVGYCGGDGGRSYFLSCAPGEALSNVFQGSDQRKLAFGGSYRGLEATAGIERKYSISLGSSDLHHAIDSLYNMDSTPQADLAKHLLVITQMICDSARFNIIEVRVSQSIDGADLLSDETMVILEDNWESLSRAIQESTDGGVFSAAILLWTMYGIRRLVGNMAELRNNLALMQFVYGSTGYAGEKSEIIYKGSMVEISSCSSASSAQRWVFPNDGSIMNLDYGLVLDVKGSDPSLIIWQSHEHANQKWLIWIDKLSFCEYHLQYYLNITLNNILCKACPANFLSLIQRIKKKLDISYSVLSVL; encoded by the exons ATGAAAGGAAACAAAACAGTCACGTTATGGATATATACGGTGACAGCAATGTGGCTGTGTTGGACTAGTAGCCGATGGTGCTGTGTCTGCGCATTACCTCCCAATGAAGACGCGTTAACCTTTAACCTCAGGTCTGGAAAATCCGAGACATTCAGGACCTTCGTCGAACAGCTCCGAGGCAGATTAAGAAAAAACGGACACGAGACGATACACGACATACCAATATTGAAACCTGCATCATCTTTGCAGGGCTCTGAAAGGTTTGTCATAGTGCAGCTAAAAAGTTGGCAAGAAACATCGGTTGAATTAGCTATCGATGTCTCTAACGTTAACATAGTGGGTTATTGCGGCGGAGACGGAGGTCGGTCCTATTTCCTTTCATGCGCTCCTGGGGAGGCCTTGAGTAATGTTTTCCAAGGCAGCGATCAGCGAAAACTCGCCTTCGGAGGTAGCTACCGTGGTCTTGAAGCTACTGCTGGAATAGAGCGAAAGTATAGCATCTCACTGGGAAGCTCTGATCTTCATCATGCTATTGATTCATTGTATAATATGGACAGTACTCCGCAAGCTGATTTGGCTAAACACCTCTTAGTTATTACTCAAATGATATGTGACTCGGCACGGTTCAATATCATCGAGGTACGAGTGAGCCAAAGCATTGATGGTGCTGATCTTCTATCAGATGAAACCATGGTTATCCTCGAAGACAACTGGGAATCGCTTTCGCGAGCGATTCAAGAATCGACTGATGGAGGAGTTTTTTCTGCTGCCATTTTGCTGTGGACAATGTACGGTATAAGACGACTTGTGGGAAATATGGCAGAACTGAGGAATAATCTAGCTCTTATGCAATTT GTCTATGGTTCTACCGGATATGCAGGGGAGAAGtcagaaattatttataag GGATCAATGGTGGAGATTTCATCTTGTAGTTCTGCATCTTCTGCTCAGCGATGGGTGTTTCCAAATGATGGTTCTATTATGAATTTGGACTATGGTCTAGTGCTTGATGTTAAAGGATCGGATCCCAGTCTTATTATTTGGCAATCTCACGAACATGCTAACCAAAAGTGGCTA ATATGGATCGATAAGCTCTCATTTTGTGAGTATCATTTGCAGTACTATTTGAATATCACATTGAATAACATTCTTTGTAAAGCTTGCCCTGCCAATTTCTTATCATTAATTCAAAGAATCAAGAAAAAGTTGGACATTTCTTATTCTGTTCTCTCTGTTTTGTAA